The DNA segment GCGAGGTGACGACGGTTCGGCTCAGGGTTTCGTTCACCGACAGGTCGAGCAGCTCGGCGATCGGCATCTTGCGATATTTCAGCAGGTTTTCGCGCACCCGGTCGTAGACGACGATATTGTCGTTCAGCGAGTAGCCGATCAGAGTCAGCAGCGCGGCGACAATGTTGAGATCGAACTCCATCTGGGTGAGGCTGAAGAGGCCCAGAGTCAGCACCACGTCATGCACCAGCGCGAAAAGAGCGCCCACCCCGAACTGCCATTCGAAACGCACCCAGATATAGATCGAGATGCCGATGGCGGCGAGGATCAGCGCCAGCATCCCGTCGCGGAACAGCTCGTCCGAGACCTTGCCCGAGACCGAATCCACCCCGTCGATCCGCACGTTGGGATAAGCGGCCCGTACGGTCGAGGTGATCCGGGTGGTCATGATCTCCGCCTTGTCGGCGCGCGCCGCGCCCTCTTCGGGCAGGCGCATCCGGACGGAGATCGCATTGGGCTGGCCGAATTGCTGGATGATCGGCTCGCCATAGCCCAGCCGGTCGATCCGTTCGCGCAGGTCCGCAAGCGGCGCTTCCTGCTGGCCAACGAAGGTCATGCGGATCATCTGACCGCCGACGAAATCGACGCCGAGGTTCAGCCCCTTGGTGAACAGCAGCGCGACGCTCGCCGCCATCAGCAGCAGGCTGACCGCATAGAACGGCACCCGCCAGCGCAGGAAGCGGATGTTGGTGTTGTCGGGGATGAGCTTCAGCAATTTCATGTCGGCGTCCCTACAGCACCAGATCGACCGGCCGTTCGCGCCGCAGCCAGCCGGCGACCCACATGCGCGTGAGCGTGACCGCGGTGAAGACCGAGGTGACGATACCGATGATCAAAACCACCGCGAAGCCGCGGATCGGCCCGCTGCCGAAGATGAACATGATCACCGCGGCAATGGTATTGGTAATATTCGCGTCGAAGATCGCGCGGCTCGCTTCGCGGTAGCCGGCCTCCACCGCCTGCACCACGCGGCGGCCGCGCGCGCGTTCCTCGCGGATGCGCTCGTTGATAAGGACGTTGGCGTCGACCGCCGCGCCGACCGTCAGCACCAGGCCCGCGATGCCCGGCAGCGTCAGCGCCGCCGCCCCGCCGAGCCAGGCCATGACCCCCAGAATCATCAGCACGTTGAGGATCAACGCCGCGCAGGTGTAGATGCCGAAGCGGCCGTAAGTCGCGATCATGAAGGCCATCAGCAGCGTCAATCCCACCGCCAGCGCGATCGCGCCCTTGCGAATGGAATCGGCGCCGAGATCGGGTCCGACCGTGCGCTCCTCGATCACCGTCAAATCGACCGGGAGCGCGCCCGAGCGCAGCGAGATCGCGAGATTGTTGGCGGTCTCGGTCGTGAAGCTGCCCGAAATCTGCGCCCGCCCGCCCAGGATCGGTTCATTGATATTGGGCGCGGAAAGGATCTTGCCGTCAAGGATGATGGCGAAGGGCTTGTTGACGTTCCGCGTCGTCAGATCGGCGAAGCGCTGTCCGCCCTGGCTGTCGAAGGTGATATCCACCACCGGCTCGTTCGTCCGCGGATCGACGCCCGCGACGGCATTGGTCAGGTTGTCGCCGCGGATGCCGCCCAGCCGCCGCACGGCGAGGCTCTGTCCCTGCTGCGCAGAACCTTCGACGAAGGGGAAGATCTGCGTCCCCGGCGGGGCGATGCCCTGCGCGACATCGCTCGGCAAAGCGGTCTGATCGACCAGCTTGAATTCGAGCTTCGCCGTCTGGCCGAGCAGGGCCTTGAGCGCGGTCGGGTCCTGCAACCCCGGGACCTGGACCACGATCCGCATCGCCCCCTGGCGGATGATCGTCGGCTCTCGCGTGCCCAGAGCGTCGATGCGCTTGCGTACCACTTCGGTCGCGGTGTTCATGGCATCGGTCACCGCCTGCTCCAGCCCGGCGTCGGTAGGCGACAGCACGAAGCGCGTCCCGTCGACGACGCTCAAGGTCCAGTCGCGTTGCAGCCCGGTGCCGTTGATCAGCGGCAGCAGCAGCTCGCGCGCGCGGTCGATGTCACCGGCGTTGGCGAGCATGAAAGAAAGCTGCCCGCCGCGGGTGGAGATGTCGCCGATCTGGATGCGCGGGCTTGCGAGCCGCATCGCGCTGCGAACCGATTCCTCCATCGTTTCGAGCCGCTGCGCTGCCACCTGGCGCGCGTCGGCTTCGAGCAGGATGTGGCTGCCGCCCGCGAGATCGAGGCCAAGGTTGACCATCGGATCGGGAAGAGCAGCCGGCCAGCGCGCGCCCGTCAGAGTGACGAAGGAGGGCAGCGCCGCGAGCGCGCAGGCCAGCGTGATGAGCCACAGCCAGGCCTTCTTCCAGGTGGGGAAATCGAGCACTGCGGGTTCAGTCGTTGGCCGCCGGCGCGCCCGGCCCCGGCTGGATCACGTCGCCGATCGTGCTTTTCAGCACCCGGACGCGCACGCCCTTGGCGATCTCGAGCTCGGCATAGACGTCCTCGACCTTCATCACCTTGCCGACCACGCCCCCCGCCGTCAGCACCTCGTCGCCGCGCTTCAGCCCCGCGACCTTGGCCTGGTGCGCTTTCTGCTGGCGCATTTGCGGGCGGATGATCAGGAACCAGAAGATCGCGATCATGCCCACGATGGGCAGCCAGCTTATCCACGCAGGAGGGGCTTCGGCAGCGGCCCCGGTGGCGGCGGCGGCAAGAGTGATGAGCATGGGCTGGCGGTAACCTGTCGAGATAGCTGTGCGAGCGCGCGACCGACCGGCCACGGCGAAGCGCGGGCGCGCCTAGCAGCATTGCGCGGCCAGGGCAACGCGCCGCCCCCCGCTTGCAATGCCCCGGCCCCGCCCATATAGGCGCCGCTTCCACTGATCGGGACGTAGCGCAGCCTGGTAGCGCATCACACTGGGGGTGTGGGGGTCGGAGGTTCGAATCCTCTCGTCCCGACCAGTGGATCATCTCATCCAATCCGACGATTGTTCATCGAAGCCCGCGCCGGGACGGCGTTGCGGATGCTGCGCGGCTCTTGTGTTGTCCGTCCGTGGCGATAGTGGTTTCGCCTAACCCCCACCTGTCCACGCCGAATCCGGATTGCTCGATCGATGGAAGATTCCGATTCCTGGCGCCTGACCGGTCGTATTCAGCATGAACTGGGGCGCGGCGATCCGTTCGCCGCCGCGGTGCGCGCCACGCGGATGCCGATGGTCATCACCGATCCGCACCAGGACGATAATCCGATCATCTTCGCCAACGACGCCTTCCTGCGCCTGACCGGTTACGCGCGCGGGGAGGTCCTGGGCCGGAACTGCCGCTTTCTGCAGGGCGAGGGCACCGACCCCCGATCCGTGAGGGCCGTGCAGGAGGCGATCGCCGAAAAGCGCGACATCGCCATCGAGTTGCTGAACTACCGCAAGGACGGGTCGACCTTCCACAACGCGCTCTACCTCAGCCCGGTGTTGAACGAGGCGGGCGAGATTCAATTCTACTTCGCCTCGCAGATGGACGTGTCCGAACAGGTCGTCGCGCGCACCGAACTGCATCGCAACGAGACCGAGCTGCGCCTGATCGTCGAGGGCGCAAGCGACTATGCCGTGATCGCGACCGATCCGGAGCGGCGGGTCACGAACTGGTCGGCGGGCGCGGAGCGGGCTTTCGGCTGGACGGCCGAGGAGATGATCGGCGAAAGCGCCGATGTGATCTTCCTGCCCCAGGACCGGCAGGCCGGAC comes from the Qipengyuania sediminis genome and includes:
- the secF gene encoding protein translocase subunit SecF; the encoded protein is MKLLKLIPDNTNIRFLRWRVPFYAVSLLLMAASVALLFTKGLNLGVDFVGGQMIRMTFVGQQEAPLADLRERIDRLGYGEPIIQQFGQPNAISVRMRLPEEGAARADKAEIMTTRITSTVRAAYPNVRIDGVDSVSGKVSDELFRDGMLALILAAIGISIYIWVRFEWQFGVGALFALVHDVVLTLGLFSLTQMEFDLNIVAALLTLIGYSLNDNIVVYDRVRENLLKYRKMPIAELLDLSVNETLSRTVVTSLSLLITLVCLLVLGPDVIFGFTAAITMGIFVGTYSSIYMATPILIWLGVKSDSFVPTESAVDRQERIARGEA
- the yajC gene encoding preprotein translocase subunit YajC, which gives rise to MLITLAAAATGAAAEAPPAWISWLPIVGMIAIFWFLIIRPQMRQQKAHQAKVAGLKRGDEVLTAGGVVGKVMKVEDVYAELEIAKGVRVRVLKSTIGDVIQPGPGAPAAND
- the secD gene encoding protein translocase subunit SecD; this encodes MLDFPTWKKAWLWLITLACALAALPSFVTLTGARWPAALPDPMVNLGLDLAGGSHILLEADARQVAAQRLETMEESVRSAMRLASPRIQIGDISTRGGQLSFMLANAGDIDRARELLLPLINGTGLQRDWTLSVVDGTRFVLSPTDAGLEQAVTDAMNTATEVVRKRIDALGTREPTIIRQGAMRIVVQVPGLQDPTALKALLGQTAKLEFKLVDQTALPSDVAQGIAPPGTQIFPFVEGSAQQGQSLAVRRLGGIRGDNLTNAVAGVDPRTNEPVVDITFDSQGGQRFADLTTRNVNKPFAIILDGKILSAPNINEPILGGRAQISGSFTTETANNLAISLRSGALPVDLTVIEERTVGPDLGADSIRKGAIALAVGLTLLMAFMIATYGRFGIYTCAALILNVLMILGVMAWLGGAAALTLPGIAGLVLTVGAAVDANVLINERIREERARGRRVVQAVEAGYREASRAIFDANITNTIAAVIMFIFGSGPIRGFAVVLIIGIVTSVFTAVTLTRMWVAGWLRRERPVDLVL